The genomic segment TGACGTATGCAGCTGGATGGACACCTTGTGTGGGACCCATTCTTTCTGGGATTATCGTCATGGGCGTTTCCAATCCTTCAAGCGCTTTGGCGTACACATTGGCGTATACGCTCGGATTTGCCATTCCATTTTTTGTCATGACGTTCTTCATCAGTAAGGTGAACGCGATTGTGAAGTATTCCGACCTGTTTATGAAAATCGGAGGAGCCATTATGATTTTGTTCGGTATTCTTCTGTATACAGATAAACTGACGGATATTACACGCGTGCTCATTCAAATGTACGGAGGCTTTACGGGATTCTAACTCAGTAGGGCAGAGGTGACAAAATGAAAAAGCTGTTGCTCGCGGTGCTCGTATTGTTAGGGGTCGGACTTGCTGTTTGGGAAAAGCCTCAAGAAACAGCCGCAATCGTAGCAGAGGTTCAAAAACCGGAAGTTGGCTTTGCGGCCCCTCATTTTACACTGACCGGATTGGACCAGCAGACGTACAAGGTAGAAGGAAAAAGGGCGAAACCATTAGTCTTGAACTTTTGGGCTTCCTGGTGTGGACCATGCAAGCTGGAGGCGCCTGATTTACAAAAAGTCTATGAAAAATACGGCGGACAGGTTGATCTGTATGGCGTGAACGTCACGAGCAATGACAGCCCAGAAGCAGCCATGGCGTTCGTCACCAACTACAAGCTGACATTTCCGATACCGATGGACGTAGCTGGAAGCGTGTCGAACCGTTATAAGGTGATGGCATTCCCAACTACTTACTTGATTGACGCGGATGGGATTGTACAAAAGAAGATCATCGGCATGGTTGATGCCCCTACACTGGAGCTGGAACTGCGCCAGTTGTTAAGTCCAAAGCCATAGTGAAGGCTCATAAGTCGCTTGGAGAGAGTTCTCCGGCGGCTTTTTCTATTTGTTGACAAGTATGACAAGGCCCATTTTGCAGGTGAACATCTTGATTTTGTATGCTTGCCTAAAGAGCGGGGGTGTTCTCCTTCATAGACTGGAGTGATCCAGGGCAAAGGGAGGAAAACGGATGGCCAAGGGCAAAAAAATAAAGAAGAAGAATTCGCGAGAGCACCCCAATCAAGTACAGCTGAAAATCGTAACGTCCCATACATGTCAAGTATGCAAGCAGCAATGTGCACGAGGGTTGGCATATCTGGAACAGATGTCCCAGCCCGGCGCGATCGGCTTTGGTGTACCATGCATCCTTACTAAGCAAAAGCCATAGTTTGTCCTTTTCCATGTGCAGTT from the Brevibacillus brevis genome contains:
- a CDS encoding TlpA family protein disulfide reductase, with protein sequence MKKLLLAVLVLLGVGLAVWEKPQETAAIVAEVQKPEVGFAAPHFTLTGLDQQTYKVEGKRAKPLVLNFWASWCGPCKLEAPDLQKVYEKYGGQVDLYGVNVTSNDSPEAAMAFVTNYKLTFPIPMDVAGSVSNRYKVMAFPTTYLIDADGIVQKKIIGMVDAPTLELELRQLLSPKP